The following DNA comes from Leishmania mexicana MHOM/GT/2001/U1103 complete genome, chromosome 8.
gcaaCCGCCGACGCCGGGGTGGATGGCCAGCCGCAAGTCGACCTTGCGGATCACCCCGGCGCCCTTAGCGATGTCGTGACGGAGCAGCAGTACTTCAACATGGTCGGGCTTGGTTTGCCGCATGTAGACGCGTATCGCCTGCTCATTGGCCTGCGCCAGCTGATTCGGTCTGAGCCGCTGTCCACCGTGCGCTTCTGGGGTGTGGTCACGGGAAGCTCGTACGACTACTACGTTGCGGAATGCCAGGTGGATGAGGATCGTATGCAGGAGAACGCTGACATAACCGGCGAAGGCGATGGGGAGGACGACatggaagaggaagaggagcacgCTCCCGTTTCGCAGATCGCTGACGTGCTCTGTTCCGTGGCAGGGGGTCGTCTTGCCCGCCGCTGGCCACGtccgtcggcgccggcggaAGAAGCCGGCACGGGCCTCAACACCATGTGCTACTATGCTTCGACTAGCGCGGACCCCACGACTTGGACACGGCTCCCGGACGTCAGCCCGCACCACATTACAGTCGCCCGCGCCTTGCGCTGTCGCTTCACTGGTAACCTTGACGCCCCCGTGCACGGGCATCCGCGCTTCATGGGGTGCGAGAAGCACTACCTGCGCGCTCAGATTGCGCGCATCACGAGCGCGTGCCGCATCGCACCAGTGCAGACGTTCACCACCGAGGGCGCAGTGCccgacgtggaggaggatgaAGAGGAGACCTCAGCTCGaccaccgccgacggcggtgccggcctACGCTgtgttgccgccgctgctgccgcaagAAGCgccggacgaggaggatgcggaGGCCATCGCAGCTGTGCAGGCGTGGTACAAGGGATACACCAAGGGGGAGCTGATGCAGGCGAAGGGGTGGTCGCACATTGCCCCGTCGGTGCTGGACTGCGGCCGCGTCACGACGGTGCcggtagaggaggaggaagagccgGCTGATGGTGAAGACAACGGGCAGGAGAACGGCGCGAACGCTTCTgagccgtcaccgccgccggcgcccgaAATGATCGCGCCTTTCCTGTCTGACATTAGCCTCGACGCGCCACTCTCCTACCCCggccacagccgctcccaccTCGCTGCCTGGACCTTTCGCAAGGCCTacgaaggggaggggagcctGACAGCTGTGTATGTGGCAAAGTCCCTCCGCTGGCCCGGCGCGGTCACCTACGCGGTGACGACTGCCGGGCGTCCTGGCGCCTCTTACCAGATGATGTACTATGGCACGGGTCTCAAGGACATGCAGGGCGCCTACTACGCCCCacccctgccccccccttGCTTCCACGAGTACGTCGAGGCGCCTGGCGAATTCGACGGTCAGCGGGACTGCACCATAGATGAAGAGCTGCGCtacgcaccgcctcccccgcGCCCGGAAGccgagggggaggatgaggaggaggatgacgtGTAGTGAGGGCGGTTTTGGCGGCGATGAGGTGCTGCCACACTGGGCGAGGAAGCGCGGCAGATGCTTGGAGACAGCGCAGGCTGGCGTGCTCTCACACCTCTTGTCGCTCGACGTTCTCCGTTTCTCTCTTGcttggtgcgtgtgcgcacacgcgctacCCTTCCACTCCCATCTTCCACGCGCAACTCGCAAGCGtcgaagggagggggtggagcaGGGTCAGCGGATGCCggtggaggcagcggcgggggtgggtgggcggcaACATGTACATTTATTTCTCTcttgtatgcgtgtgtgttcggGCTTGGTATGTACATAGGGACGAAGGAAAAGATTCAGCCAGGAAgagatgctgctgcgcaccccATGACGGGGATGACGTGGGCTGTGGGTCGTGCGGGCCAAATGGTGGATGAGGAGGCAGAAACCAGGCATGGGTACGGACGCCACGCCTGCCTTTCCGTACCTCATCAATCGACACACAACCGCCTGTTGTTGTCGCCGCATGACTTCTACGTGCGCTGATTCATGCAccgctgcgcacacgcacacgctggcacacacacacgcacacacagagacagacatACGAGCACCGTGGGCGTAAGAGCTCATCGGTGTTCCGCCCGCCCCACTCCCCGTACGATCACCATGGTGGTGCGACGAAGGATTCGTGAGTGGACtgaggtgcgtgtgcgtgtgcgtgtgcgtctcgtGCCTTTCTCCTTGctatttcttttttttttgtttcgctgcggtgtgcgcgtggatGAGGATATGTGATGATCGATACCGTTAGAGTGAGAACTGCgcgacagagggagggagcagtGGGGCTGCATCCTACATGCCTGCTTTCGCGGTTGAGCGAGGCAGAACGCCCCGGCGGCCAAGCCACCACATCAGTTGCCAGCACCTtacagcagcgccgcgtgcaTCGGATTGCAACCCTGTCGCAAAAGACATATGCTCATCCAAGTTCCTTGCGTCTGTGtacgcttgtgtgtgtgtcgatacctacacacatacacacaaggCAAGGCAAGGCAAGGCTCAAGCAGCTGAAATGGAAGGCGCGCAGCTTGCGCTGCTAGCTGCCTCTCAGAGCTCACTCGCTCATCATGCCACTCCACCCGGGGTCTCGACCCCTGCGAatccttctcccccctcatTTCTCGTGCCTCCTGCCGGCTattcctttcctttcctttaCCTTGTTTGTGTACCATGGCTTGCTACCGCATACCCGCCCGTAGACACGCACCTGCTCATCAGCTCTTCTCACGTACGCACAAGAAAGGACGCCACTCACATGCCACTCACATCGGCCTCTGCTTTCGTGTCCTTCCACCGTGTACTGTCGGCGTTGCGCTATCCGTCATTCCCGCTTTTTTCCATCGTGTCGCATTGAATGTTGCACCTTTGCGTTGTGGCAGACTCGTGGCGGTGcgccctccttcccctccccttcctcctccacggcgtCATTTCCGAATCTCTCCGTTCGTGTATGTGTCGCAAGCCgagcacccctcccccacacccccacccagccatccacgcacacccaGATGGAaacgcgcacaggcgcatAACCCTCGACGCATCAATCATTTTTCCTGCGTAGCATCAGccacgccgcacgcacgcacgcacccacacaaccCGGATTGGAAAATCCATCAGCCTCGCCTGGCATTCCTTCCTAGTACGTGTAAACATATACAAACACACGCctatatatagagagagtTGTTTTCTGGGCTTTGGTGAGGTCACGGTATTTGGATTGATTCTCGCGCCTGTATTGTTGCCTGCCTCTCTCATACCGCCTTCGCCTGTATCATCTCGCGGTTTCTGTCCTTCGCCGCATCTGCGGCGGGCAGGCTTCATGGGGGCCCTTTCCACTTGCAAGCTGGATGTGAACACCACACTCCCGCTGGTGTGCATATGCACGCTGCTCTCCTTCCtgtgcggcgtcggcatTGGCGCGAACGACCTTTCCGCCAACTTTGCGATGGTGGTAGGGAGCGGCTCTCTCAACATGAAGCAGGCGATCATCTACTGCACCGTCTTCGAGCTGCTGGGTGCTGCCTTCATGGGCGGCCATGTGAGCAACACCATCCGTAGCGGCATCGTTGACCCGGTGCTGTTTTCGCAAAACAAGGATGTTGTGGTGATCGGCATGACGTGTGCCAGCTTCGCCGCGGCACTGTGGCTGTACTTGTCGGCGGTGTTCGGTCTGCCGGTGTCCATTACTCACACAGTTGTTGGGTCGATTCTCGGCTTTGCGCTCTTCGCCACGGGTGGGCTCACGTACGTCAAACCGAGCGGGGTGGTTGCGGTGGTGATCTCATGGCTCGCGGCACCGATAGCTGCGTGCGGCGTGACAGCGCTGCTGTTTTACTTCATGCGGCGCGACATCTTCAAGGTGAAGGGGCGTTCCTTTGAGCTGACCCTGGCCGTCCTGCCGCACTGCCTCCTCGCATCCCTGCTGGTGGACTTCTTCTTCATTGTCCTCGAGCAGCCACCGATCATGTCGCAGAGGTTTGCTCAGAACGTCCCGCTTCACGTACAGTACGCCATCCTGCTTGTTCTCATATTCCTCTTCTGCTGGGGGGCGAAGGTGTGGGTATTCCcgcaggtggcggtggccgcgaTGAGCGCGCGGTCATTTGTgtgggagagcgaggcgctgcgcacggaGCCGATGGAGATGGAGGACGGCTTGGCGCTGGATAACATGAAGGACCTGTCTTTCTTCAAGTCAAGAGGCGACGTGAGTGCGACGGCGCCCGTCTCGGCAGAAAGGCAGCCTCCGCGACCTaaccaccagcaccagctgCCAGGTGGTGCGACGGACACGCTGTTGGTAGCCCTGCCGGCAGGTgtggcgctgccaccgccctcgctgccAGATAACCCTGTTCTTGTGTCTACCCTAAACTCCCTGTCGCTTGACCATCGCAACGACTGCGCTGCAGATCACGGCAGCTCTGAGAGAAGCTCCACTTCTGACTGCCCGACGCACTCCCGCCCCCCCACGCCGACTTCGCTGCACCACAACGCCTCGCTTGTgctctcctccatctccgcctcgGACAGTTGCTTTCTACGGAAGGGAGGCATGGTGCGTCTGGCACCCGTGCGGACGCGCGGGCACTCGCCCACATTACAGACGCAGACCAAGTCATTCGCCACAGCCGCGGTGCTTATCCAGGGTGGCGCCAAGGCTGCACATCACCTTCCCAGATGCCACCTCGCCTCGTCTGATTGCGGATGCAACGAGGCGCAGCCGGTGCAGTCGGCGGGCTTGACGACGTACGGCAGCACGGAGAGCACGAAGCCGGCATTAGAGAATTCCAAGGGTGAAGGAGGGGTAGTGCAGATTTCGTGCTCCCCCGTGTTGGTgcacagcgaggacgagTTTGGCGAGGAGGACTGGGCTATGGATCACCCAATGCAGCCCATTCGCTTTGGGGGTTTCCTCATCAAGCCCTTCAACCCGCGCGCCGAGTACCTCTTCACTGGCCTACAGGTGGTGGCGGGAAGTATATCCAGTTTTGTCCACGGCGCGGTGGCTGGCGCCAATGCCACCTCGGCCTTCATCATCCTCTACGATGCCTTCACGAACCACGAGTTGCAGGAACCTGGACTCAGCTCGCAGTGGTCGATGCTGCCGGCGATGCTTGGCATGGCGATCGGCATGTTCGGCCTCGGCGCGAGTCTCATGAAGACGGTTGGGATGGAGCTGGTAACCGTGACGCCGGCGCGAGGATGGTGCATTCAGATCGGCAGCACCTTCGTTACGATGGTGCTGACNNNNNNNNNNNNNNNNNNNNNNNNNNNNNNNNNNNNNNNNNNNNNNNNNNNNNNNNNNNNNNNNNNNNNNNNNNNNNNNNNNNNNNNNNNNNNNNNNNNNCACAGGCACACCTGCGCTTGAGCCGCAGGGTTTATTTCCTCCGCCCTGACTTTCTTGGTGCTTTGTGTAAGGGGGGACGCTGACGCAAGGCCTccagaggcagcggcagcaacgaaCTGCGGCGGGGCAGCAGTCGGCAAAACCGCTGAGGGACGAAGGCCCCCCCCTCGCTGTTGGGCCGACCGTGCATTTTAGTTTTTTGTTGGGACGCACGTagcggaagagagggagcaaCACGAATGCAGGCTTCAAGGTAAGAAGGCGTCTGCGGCGGAGTTCTTGGCAGGTTCCAGCAGATCGTGCATGCGCAGGCGACATGTATGCGCTGTACGCACTTgtgtagggggagggagggaggggactgcttcgcttcctcccttctccctttgAGGTGCGCGACTTCGTCACAGagcgctgtcgtcgctgccttGACACATCTTCGTgtctcctctttctctctgcgcctCACCTCTTTTCTGCTTCCTCGGTTGgggccccccccccccccccccacacacacacacgcgtgcgggACTGCTTTGACGAAGTCCTTCAAGGCCCTCTCGCGGCGCACGGTAGCCGGTTTCACCGGTGCCAGAGCGCCACTagcccacacccacgcacaccatCACGACTGCATAGATTCAACGACGggcgtggagggggagatCCACCACCACAGACCATAACCGGGCGTCACCGTTCATCGTGTGCctccttgtctctctctcacaccgTCCACCGCGTGCACACCTCTCCTACCCGCTGATAAAGACCACATGCAAGCCTCACCGGTGCTGGccggcgcggtggtgcgccgaacggcggcggcctccgtAGGCAGCGAACCTCGCACCAAGTTACCCTTTCTTATCAATGTTGTCAAGAGGGCGCGGAAGTCTGCCAACACAGTGGGtgcgtcgacgccggcacTCCCCTCGACGTTGTCGACGACGGAGCCGCCTATCCAAGCCACCGCCTTCAAGCCATACCCGCTTCTGAGCCCCGGCGAGACCAAGCAGGCCGCCGGCAGCTCCCTCCTCTACAAGGACGACGTTTGCGCGCTTGTGAACGATGCATTCCCCAAATCGATGGTTCACTGCCTGGTCATGCCACTGGACCTCCGCCTAGAGTCCCTCAACGCCCTCACCAAGAAGGACGTCccactgctgcgccacatGATGCACGTGGGGGATGAGTACGTTCACTATTTGAAGAAGGCGGTTCCCCACGCCTACAAGGCGCGCCGGTTCATTGCGGGATTCCACGCCCTTCCCTCGCTGCCCATGCTGCATCTGCACGTGCTGTCTACGGATCTGGACAGCCCGTGCCTCAAGAGCAAGAAGCACTACAACAGCTTCGCCActttcttcttcctcacAAGCGACCGCGTCTTGGAGGACCTGGAGCGGCACGGCCGCGTGACGCTGAACCAGGACGTCGCGCGCCTTCGACAGATGGAAGAGCAGGACATGAAGTGCTTGTGGTGCGGCACCGCGCTGCCGAACGTGCCCGCTATGAAGTCTCACATCCAGAGCTGCCCGCAGAACAAAGCCGTGGAGAAATCGTCGTAGGCGGGGTGGGTCGGACTTTTGCTCACAGTGACGCACAAACGTAAcagtcagcagcagcactcaAAGGAGGGAGTGACGCCACTCGGCTCATCCGCAGGAAGGCAGCGCCGACGGGTCTGCAGAGAAGACACCGGCTCTTCGGCAGCGTGACGCTTCAGCTGAACACGACCGCTAGCACAGCGCATTTTTCTACGCGCGTCTGTTCAAAAAAAATGCAGAATGCGCATGCAgtctgtgcgtgggtgctACGGCACCTCTCGCCTCCGCTTCTCATCATCTCTCTCCTTTGCCACCCTTTTCCTCTCCCGTTCTTTATCTGCAACTCGATGccggcgtgcgtgttgtAAGAAACctgcagggaggggggaacaCGTGCTCGAGCGACGTCGATGAAGCTTCATACACAACCGTGCATACATACAAACACgaaagcgcgcacacacgcacaccctgctCATCGCATCGGGCCACCTCTTCATCTGCTCCGCTGCCATCACTGCCCCTGCCACAGAGAGAActgctggcggtgccgctACGACTGTGTGGCGGCACGGGACTGACACTCTCTCGACCCCCGCTGAGCTCGCCTATCTTTTTGAGAGCGTGTGTACAGTTTCTCTTGTGTTGCTGCCGGCACCACGATCGCGATTGTCACAACCATCGAGCCTCCTTGCTTGCTTTCCAGACAGCGTGCCATGATCCAGCCTCAGAGCACCCtgttccgccgccgcgagggcGGTGTCGGGGATGATGGCGCACTTAActccccgtcctcctcccctgccccctACCAGATGCGCCtcggcacagcagctgccgcttcaGTGCACACGAACGCCTtgcaggagcaggagaacGACGCTCTCATGCAGGCGCTTCTGTCCGACATGCGCAAGGCAAAGAAGAGCTTCACCAAGATGGGCGATGAGGTGCGAGAGCAGaacgcgctgctggagcgacTGCGCACCTCCTTCTTGAATACGCAGAACTCCCTTCGCAAAACGATGCGGAACTTGGACAAGATAGGCTGGGGAAGTTTCAAGCACATGTGGGTGCTGGCGCTCTTCGTGATTGTGTTTTTCATGTTGCTGTACTTGATGCTGCGCTTTCGGTAACTCGCACACTGAAAGACAGGAAAACCGTCTCCCGTGAACAtggctgctgcaggagggGGCCGCGTtccgcgtgcgcgcgtgtgtgtccctgcgagctgctgcgtcgaGGCTTGGTGAAGATTGCAGCGTCCCATTCCTTTCGCTTTGTTTGGGTGTGTGCTCGCCTGTTTTCTCTCTATACGCTTTGTCGCGTTGACGGCGTAAAGTGGGGTAGCTGCTCCGCTGGGTATGCACATGAACacgagccccccccccccccccacacacaggcacaggcatACAGGAGCACAGGCACCATCCGGTGGAAGGACCAGCCGCGCAAGCAGGCTGGAGTGCAGGtgggtgcacgtgtgcaACGACAACCAACTCCACAAACCAGGACCTCCTCCTTTCTCATCGGCACACAACGACGGAGGCGGGTAGGTGCTGCTGGCTTGCTGACTGGGCCCACAGACGAGtgtctgtgcatgtgtgctgAGGACACccagcccccccctccccgttgCCTTTCTGTcgtgtgcgcacgctgaCATGCGCATTGGGCTGCATCTCAGTGCACTCGCGTGCTGGATCAGCTGCGAGGATGCACCTACCTCACATTGCCTTTTGCCCTTCAGCTGCACGCATGCAACCTTTGCCCAAGGGCGTTGCCCTACACCACAGaggcacgaggaggaggaggaggggggccggGGTACACTTGCAAAGCAGCGTATAATGATTCTCGCATCGCCACATACTcactcttctccctctcttctgcgctccctttccttttgtttccATCCTGTCACATCGTCTCTGTTTTGGTGtgcacgcgccgccaccgcacaccTGCATCCGTCCCCGCATACGTGCATCAACCCCTTTatgcatgcgcgtgtgcgcttctctcttcttccctccctgACACGCGCTGATGTGCGTACACGTGGCACGGGCGCGCGCAACAGATGCCAGAGAAACCGCGCTTCTCCaacttctttttttccccgttCATTATTGTTTAGATCTTttacccacccacccacacacacacacacacacacacacagacacacaccgTTGTTGTGGTCGTCGGTTGATCTGGCGCTGTGTGCTGCGGTGTCTTGACCTCTCGCTATCTTTCTCTGTTGGCGTCCTCGtctgcttttccttttcgttgTGCTCCTCAGGTGCAGGCGACGACACAAAGGGAACAGCGGCAGACGCGAAGAACAACGGACGAACAAGGCAGCAACCAGAGACGGGACAAAACGGAAAGAGAAAGCAactccccccacacacccaaaCGGTACGATATACTCGCCCACGCCGCTGTACCGtaaccccccacccccacccccactctctccGCGGTGTTACCttgtcctccctcccttctcctttttgTTTATTTGCTTGCCTCTGAGGCGttcctttccttctctcgtTTTCATCCTCAGTTACTGTTTTTTGCTGTGTGATTCGCCAACTATTCCGCGTCCACCTTCACGCCCCAGGGCGTCTCTCCCCAAACATCACCAAGTCTAGCCCAGTCAACTCTCGCGTCGCTCGCGCGTTGTCCTTTGTGCTCTGCCTTTGTGCCTTTTCCCACCACAGCAACCACAACCATAATCAtccagacacacgcgcacgctggCAAGCACCGTCTATCAAcgtatttttttttcatctATATCCCGAACTTCGTGTGTGACCCTGTTTTCTCTtactgttttttttttctctgtctATTCTAAGGAGCACCACGAataccaccagcagcagacggAGGGTGAGGCTCGAGCACACGTGACGCGCACGAGCATCGTCGTTGTTTGaccctctctcgccctgTTCCCATCGCTGACTGGAACGTCGtcgacacacatacaccgaGGAAAGGTGGAACGGCATATGCACAGCAGAAGGACGCCGCACAAACATTGAAGCAAGAAAATAACAAGCGACGTGATCGGCAACGTTGGCGTGGTGTCAGGTCTGCGCAGCGCTCGGCTGATTCAGCCATTTCTCGGCctatatatctacatattTACACATCTATCTATCTTCGCGAAGGAGCGGGCCATTCAACTttctgttttgtttttctttcgttctcGTTTCGGATCTCTCTAAAGGAACAACCAACACAACCAACCAGACAACCAACAAAGGGCAAACAAAGAACagggcaaaaaaaaacagaagaagGTAAACATACTGGCACAGATAACTTGGTGATGTGATCACGCGACGGCGAACCACCGCCCTACaaaccctcccccctcctccccccccccacacacacaaagagagagcaaaacccaacaacaaaaaaaataacCAACGTAGCCGATCAAGTCCGAGGCGCCCTCCTTTTCGTTTTACCTTTCTAGTGTCTTGATcgcacaccaccacacagCTCCGTCCATACAGACAACGAAACGCCTCCGCTTCGaacgaggggagggggcaatCTAAGAAAGGAAAATAAAAGGCGAACACAGCTCTGTCTTCTTGTACTCGCCCTTCTCCGCCATATATCTCTTTCTGTCTCCTCGCTCaacccttcccccctctcccctgcctTGCCCACGCTTTGAAGGGGTGGCGTGTTGCTCCGCACATCCGACGACTGCAACCGCACCAAGTCGAAAGACAGAAAACAAACGACCGTGTCTTTGCGGCGTTTTGTGTTGGacctctctcactctctttCCATGTGTCTGTCCGCGAACGCGAAGGATTGACTTTCTGGCTGTTTTGTTtctgtcccccccccaatTTTTTACTTGTGGTCCTATTGtttttcccctcctccctcccccgccttccctctcttcttccttctctgCGGGGACACGTGTGTTTGAATTTCTGTTgacttgtgtgtgcgtgagccTGGTCGAGCTTGTGCTTTAGTCTCCGAACGTTCTGTTCATCGAGTTGTGCCGTTGTCTTCCTTGTGTCGTGAACAGTGCGACTCGCGAAGGCGTTTTCGTGTGTTCTTGTGCTGGTATAACCACTGCGCCGATCTAGGTGAGTTCGCGCAGCACGAAGAAGGGTAACATACCGCATACAAGCAGCACGCCTCCAGacgcacccccctcctccaactACTCATCGAGCGAGACGAACAACAGGAACAAAtaaaaggaaaacgaaaggaaaaaagcAGTAAGCGCAGCCGATTTGTGTCGCGGTGTCTTGGGCTGATccttctgcctcctcctcgttgttctcccctccccccgatAGGAAGCACTTCTTCTTTCCCTGTACGTTATCGCTGTGTTTtgtgcgtctgtctgtgtctgtctccctgtgtgtgtgtgtgtgttcctcCCACCACGtccatttcttttttttttgttgttttggTTTTACGCGTCAACTTCCTCGTGACATTTTCCATCTTCAAGGCAACTCTCGtttatctttttttttgttttgttccGTCTCTGTTTGGTCTTGGGTTCGCCTCGCCGTCTGgatccccctctcctctctgccttcctctgtttttttttttcttcgtgctgttgttgtttgcgGCTTCTCTTTGGAAGCTGACGGGTAGGTGATAGTGTgtgcccccaccctccttcTGTTTCAtctgttccccccccctcccccgctctccAAGTCTCCTGCTCGTTGTGCCGCTGGTCACTCCTTTCTGTGAGCTGTGGTTGCGATTCTGTTCGCC
Coding sequences within:
- a CDS encoding putative flagellar radial spoke protein-like, with amino-acid sequence MAGIDEHQIRQSALWGHMTQVLAQVIRERPANAMDALGAASNQLLSGSAVPPMKGNTYADPRPTARAAAPVDSFTNTRWAANTNTALAPPRPPRRPRHADAEDEQEEEEATADAGVDGQPQVDLADHPGALSDVVTEQQYFNMVGLGLPHVDAYRLLIGLRQLIRSEPLSTVRFWGVVTGSSYDYYVAECQVDEDRMQENADITGEGDGEDDMEEEEEHAPVSQIADVLCSVAGGRLARRWPRPSAPAEEAGTGLNTMCYYASTSADPTTWTRLPDVSPHHITVARALRCRFTGNLDAPVHGHPRFMGCEKHYLRAQIARITSACRIAPVQTFTTEGAVPDVEEDEEETSARPPPTAVPAYAVLPPLLPQEAPDEEDAEAIAAVQAWYKGYTKGELMQAKGWSHIAPSVLDCGRVTTVPVEEEEEPADGEDNGQENGANASEPSPPPAPEMIAPFLSDISLDAPLSYPGHSRSHLAAWTFRKAYEGEGSLTAVYVAKSLRWPGAVTYAVTTAGRPGASYQMMYYGTGLKDMQGAYYAPPLPPPCFHEYVEAPGEFDGQRDCTIDEELRYAPPPPRPEAEGEDEEEDDV
- a CDS encoding putative BET1-like protein, encoding MIQPQSTLFRRREGGVGDDGALNSPSSSPAPYQMRLGTAAAASVHTNALQEQENDALMQALLSDMRKAKKSFTKMGDEVREQNALLERLRTSFLNTQNSLRKTMRNLDKIGWGSFKHMWVLALFVIVFFMLLYLMLRFR
- a CDS encoding putative phosphate transporter: MRRDIFKVKGRSFELTLAVLPHCLLASLLVDFFFIVLEQPPIMSQRFAQNVPLHVQYAILLVLIFLFCWGAKVWVFPQVAVAAMSARSFVWESEALRTEPMEMEDGLALDNMKDLSFFKSRGDVSATAPVSAERQPPRPNHQHQLPGGATDTLLVALPAGVALPPPSLPDNPVLVSTLNSLSLDHRNDCAADHGSSERSSTSDCPTHSRPPTPTSLHHNASLVLSSISASDSCFLRKGGMVRLAPVRTRGHSPTLQTQTKSFATAAVLIQGGAKAAHHLPRCHLASSDCGCNEAQPVQSAGLTTYGSTESTKPALENSKGEGGVVQISCSPVLVHSEDEFGEEDWAMDHPMQPIRFGGFLIKPFNPRAEYLFTGLQVVAGSISSFVHGAVAGANATSAFIILYDAFTNHELQEPGLSSQWSMLPAMLGMAIGMFGLGASLMKTVGMELVTVTPARGWCIQIGSTFVTMVL